In one Arachis duranensis cultivar V14167 chromosome 9, aradu.V14167.gnm2.J7QH, whole genome shotgun sequence genomic region, the following are encoded:
- the LOC107464756 gene encoding LOW QUALITY PROTEIN: uncharacterized protein LOC107464756 (The sequence of the model RefSeq protein was modified relative to this genomic sequence to represent the inferred CDS: deleted 2 bases in 1 codon) produces the protein METVVAIEHNDDDGKLEDIGVDRSSFSLSSPKQIANPVVYKLVRVEGDGRLVPATDDEVMEMEDFLEHENSEMRVVADTGQSLECISIERSSSGKLRLECPKGTADADFGKLNAKLQYIEQMLQKVKQEERLRLSCESPVPSRVKKDNQCSDDKAVTVENNQSDGPHHEIPSLASSLNYTHSNQSGSVDQCSRPSEGVIESGSSASAVYSALKSNFSMFDGEICLDKLSIRELHELFKVTFGRETTVKDKQWLKRRIAMSLTNSRDVSATTFIIKDNKIVRKCEDSSGNGDAEDVISMENAPVEADVNLKDSSALEGCGTEDNQVVFETKLGKHDMEHGLGGEDHQRAAKRIRKPTKRYIEELSENESREPNPMASLSSSRNMGPGLSTTSYVRLSGDASSEVRTFITRVDSLGGSDVQVPCVSRVRRSHPRKDFTSLTKFLPIGIAKTAKSDNKVLAENGSCAASENPDKILKARSAPGKLQPVRATETLPSCEPEKEKQLPKRVDPLSHTSEDSIVTVPTAKGGMRRKHHRAWTLVEVMKLVDGVSRCGAGRWSEIKRLSFSSHSYRTSVDLKDKWRNLLKASFAQAPADEGMNVRKHGTAPIPEPILLRVRELAQMNSQAPPNFSSSKLVAGAGNAHGDRPGYL, from the exons ATGGAAACAGTAGTTGCAATTGAacataatgatgatgatggaaaacTTGAAGACATTGGAGTTGATAGAAGTAGCTTTTCCTTGTCTTCTCCAAAGCAGATTGCAAACCCAGTTGTGTACAAGCTCGTCCGG GTTGAAGGTGATGGGAGGTTAGTGCCTGCAACAGATGATGAAGTAATGGAGATGGAggattttcttgagcatgaaaacAGTGAAATGCGTGTTGTTGCAGACACTGGGCAAAGTTTGGAGTGCATATCAATTGAAAGATCATCTTCTGGGAAACTTCGATTGGAGTGCCCAAAAG GCACTGCGGATGCAGATTTTGGgaaactaaatgcaaaattacAG TACATTGAGCAGATGTTGCAAAAGGTCAAACAAGAAGAGAGACTTCGATTGTCTTGTGAATCACCTGTTCCTTCTCGTGTAAAGAAGGACAACCAGTGTTCTGATGATAAAGCTGTCACAGTTGAGAATAATCAATCTGATGGCCCACACCATGAAATTCCTTCTTTAGCATCAAGCTTAAATTATACGCATAGTAATCAATCTGGGAGTGTTGATCAGTGTTCCAGACCTTCAGAAGGAGTGATTGAGAGCGGATCATCTGCTTCTGCTGTCTATTCTGCTTTGAAGTCCAATTTTTCAATGTTTGATGGAGAAATATGCTTGGACAAGCTATCCATCAGAGAACTACATGAACTGTTTAAAGTAACTTTTGGTCGGGAAACTACTGTGAAAGACAAGCAGTGGCTGAAAAGGAGGATTGCCATGAGTTTAACAAACTCGCGTGATGTTTCAGCAACAACTTTCATTATTAAAGATAACAAAATAGTAAGAAAATGTGAAGACAGTTCTGGAAATGGAGATGCTGAAGATGTAATCTCCATGGAAAATGCACCTGTAGAAGCAGATGTTAACTTGAAGGATTCATCTGCTTTGGAGGGTTGTGGAACTGAAGATAATCAAGTTGTTTTTGAAACAAAACTGGGAAAACATGATATGGAACATGGATTGGGAGGTGAGGATCACCAAAGAGCTGCAAAAAGAATTCGGAAGCCCACCAAGAGATATATTGAAGAGCTCTCTGAAAATGAATCTAGAGAGCCCAACCCCATGGCATCGTTAAGTTCAAGTAGAAATATGGGACCTGGACTTTCTACAACTTCATATGTGAGGCTTTCTGGGGATGCTTCTTCAGAGGTGAGAACATTTATCACCAGGGTAGACTCACTCGGAGGTTCTGATGTTCAAGTTCCTTGTGTTTCTCGGGTTCGAAGAAGTCATCCAAGGAAAGATTTTACATCACTTACG AAATTCCTTCCAATTGGCATTGCCAAGACTGCAAAATCAGATAATAAGGTTCTTGCAGAAAATGGTTCTTGTGCTGCTAGTGAGAATCCAGACAAAATCCTGAAGGCAAGATCCGCTCCTGGAAAGCTTCAGCCAGTGAGAGCAACTGAGACTTTG CCTTCTTGTGAACCTGAAAAAGAGAAGCAGCTTCC AAAAAGGGTGGATCCACTCAGCCATACCTCAGAGGACAGTATAGTTACTGTTCCCACTGCTAAAGGtggaatgagaaggaaacaTCATCGAGCGTGGACTCTTGTTGAGGTAATGAAGTTGGTTGATGGTGTATCACGGTGTGGCGCAGGGAGGTGGTCTGAGATCAAACGGCTCTCCTTTTCATCACACTCGTATCGTACCTCTGTCGATCTTAAG GACAAGTGGAGGAATTTGCTCAAGGCTAGCTTTGCTCAGGCACCTGCAGATGAAGGG